TGTGTAGCTCAccaaagaggagaaaaaaaaagtattttgctgAAGTGTGGCCTTTCTCTTATTCTTTTAACCAGAAATATGAGTTTGACAAGAACCATGCAGTGCTGCTGCCTTTAATTGGACTTTGAAGAAGACAGGAGAGTCAAACACCATTTTCAGCTCTTTTCTTTACTGAAAAGCAGAGTGGAAAAGAGTCAACTTCATACCTGTGAAACAGCAACCATTTTCGTGCAATATTGATCATACCAAAATACAACAGGAACAagagaaaaatcattttcattttttttttacaaaaaataactgCAGCCATCAATAGTGCATTCTAAgatgaaatgtcattttaatatgaaACGTGTGTGGCTGTATGTACAAGAGAAATagggaatctttttttttttgctgaaatagCAGAACTGTGGCCAATAGCAATTGTCTGTGCATTAGATCTTAAAGTATATACAGGTGAAGTAACAGCATCATCACAACCCTCCCAGAGTGCAAGAAAGAAAGGAGATGAGACCAAGCAAAATGACAAACATGTACCTGATAAGCAAACCCCACTTCAATTTCTCAACTAGAGCTAATTGGGATCAACTGAAGGTTATGAAGTCCTTGAGTGTGTCGTAGTACGTGGCGGAAGGAGACAACTAAAACAGGGATAGTCTCTGTATTAAATCTTGAGAGAGAGAAGTGTTTTATAACAGAAGAGCTGGTTAGACTTGGCTAAAATTGAAAGTTTACCTTGTAAAATACACACTGGATACTTACAGTGTGAGCGCAACtaacattttctcatttaacataaaaaatatcaatCTGTAGGATGGGTGAACTACAACTGCAGAGCTGTCGTCTGGCTCTTCCTACTGTCCTACTAGGCTGTGAAGGAATGGTGGCTTCCTTACAGCTGGCAATTTAGCTGTAAATGTCCAGTCCAATACAACgcatttgggggaaaaaagtggTTAGTAAGCCCATCACCCCTCCAGGAATCTCAGGATATTCTGTACTTCTGGAGGGAACAGGGATCTGCAGAGCTGGATGAGGTGGGTCCCATTCTATTTGGGATGAAAAGCGCTGTGTAGATGCCACAAATTAGTAGCTCAATTAAATGTTCCCCTTTCCCCCTGACTGCATGCCTGCATTGTACCATGCATGCTGCTGGGAAACAAAGCAGCTTTAACGCAAGAACTTGGGAGTCGCAGATTCCGCATGATTTTGCAGGATATTTCACCGATTGGCACCTTCTGGTGTGTCACTCTTTTTGAGTTACCCTGAATGTTGTGAAACAAGTCCAACTCCAGGGTTGTGTTCTCAACAACGAGTCCCGAGTACCCTCCCTGTCAGTCTGACGCGTGATCGAGTAGTTTAATACCCACATGGCTGCACACAGTACCATACTGGCGTCCTCACTTATATGAAGATGTAAGATTTACCACATAAAGCAGTATAGGTTTTAAAATCAGGTGCTGGTTAGACCACAACTTCCGACTGGCAGACAGATCAAGAGCCTGATGTGGTGCAACATTTGGCTTTGTGCAATGTAAGACgactttttgtttttgacaaaCCATTTATCGAGGTCCTTGGCGATATTAAAACCCCAGAGCAGAGTACCTCCTGGGTCAAGGATCCAGTCTATGTGACCTCAACACATGATCTGCGCTATTCCACCAATTTGCTATGTGAGTCAATTCAAAACAGGCTACTGCTACAGAACTAACAGTTAAGGATCCACAGTGATAACACCGTGGAGATCAGCTACCAGCGAAGAGACAGGAGTAAATCTATGACACATTCAATACATACCTGTTGAAAAATAGCAGTACATTGCAGTTCTGGAAAGCAAAAGGAAATTGAGAAATACTCTTACAAGTATTGGTCACATTGTCTTTacatacatataaaaaaaaactatagggTTAGTTATCTCAACCGTAACCACAGTTCAAATTTATAGTGATTCTTTACAATATTAcgtaagaaaaaaattaaaagtatttcCCCGGTTTTAATTTACACAGACTTTAATAGCTTTATTTACAGAGCAATTTgcgttttttttaagttttgtctTTTTCCAGTCTCAACTTGCAGCTAGTTAGCATTATCAGGAATTACACAGTGCCGTGTTCTTTTTAAAAGGGAACCTAGatgttatactaaaagaaaaaaaaaaaagaaaaaacgagGGCAGATGGGCCAGTTCGAAGGAGGGATGGGGGGAAGGGCAAGCCTACAGGAGCAGCCTTCATGAATTGCTCAGTTACTCAGAAGTAGCTCTGTCGCACTCTCCACATCCCATGATTTCGAAGACAAGGCCACTATTACTGCGTTCTGTGGGGAGAAAAATAGAAGAGGCAGGAGTTATAGCACTAGTACTGCAAACACTACAAGGTTATTTTTTCTACCAGTGCCAAAAGTGCCGTTCGCCCCGAGTTGTTTCTAACCCATCCTGGAGGGGGCGATAAAGAAACTACCCCAAGCCCTACAGGACCCCAGTGAATTTGGGCGGACATGTTTGAGGGACCCCAGGACCCAGGGAGATACAGGAAATGCAAAAAAGGATGTATGACATTACAAAAGTAGCTCAGAGGGTGCAGAGCATAACGCTAAACAGTGACTTgtctgcaattttatttttagaatcaCCCATTATTTGCCTTTGTACACATTTCTCCATTTTGGAAATGGAGAATTTCTACTCAATGAGGTTTTCTGCTGCCAACAGGAGACAGTTAAGAGCAAGAGTGGGCAGTCCTGGTCCGGATGGGCCCCCGTGCCAGCGGGTGTTCATTCTAACTCGGGTCTTAACGAGCTCAATCAGTTCATTACTGGGTTAATGAGACCTCTTTTAACACCCCTTTCCAGCCCTTCAAGTGTTGGTGCTTTCAAGAGCCCTAGGAATCCCACAGGCACCTCGCGGGAAGGACAGGTGCACAGGAACGGCACTGGAAGCAAACTGGCCCAGTCACTGGGGTTCACTGGTGCTCAATCAGGCTGACGACAGGCTGGTCAGCTTCAGAACCAGCCCAGCCCCACCAGCTGTGTGGTGAGAATGTCCACAGCGTTTCTGTCATTCTTCGATTACCGAGATTCTTTTTCAACAAAGGTCAGGGAGCATTGCCGCACGTTGTGCTTACTTTATCGAAGCCCATTGCACACAGTTTGTCTATTTTTCGGGTGTATTCGGGACTGGAGACAGGCGCCCCAGCGTACACGTGCGCCCAGAGTCGTGCCGTCTGTTTAAACATTTCTGGATTTTGCTTGTActgtgaaaagagcaagagTGTTCATTAAATACCAAGGAGAACTGTGAAAGCTGACAGACAGGAGGGGAGGGTACTGCATGCACAGCACTCTCTATATCCCACATAGCAAATCCTGTTtttggtgtttgtgtgtctttAGCAGAACGTTTGGAAaatgttgacatttttttttttcattaaaagtcACGCAGACCTCAATCATACAAAATCTGAGTCTGGAATCGCACCCAGACAACAGGGGGGAGGGGAGGTGGGGAACAGGGACAGAAACACAAAGCCTGAGGCAGGGCAAGACCGAGATGGCAGGAGATGAGGACATGGACAGGGAGGGAGAGGGTGACCACAACGGAGGCGGAgaaagggacagagagaggctgGATGGGCGAGGGAGGAGGACGAGATCACTGGTGggtacagagagacagagagaccagggacggacagagagacagagcccGAGAGCCCTACCTGGTTCGCCACCACTGCGTCTTGTGGATCGTCTGGCTCTGCCGCCGCAAGCAAGGCTTGTAACGATAATAACACTGTCCTGAGGGTCATTGCAGCTGCCCTGAAGGGGTCAGAGCAAAGCATTTGACACAGGTCACTTCGCAGCCACTCCTACTCTATTCCTCATCATCCTTACCTCATAtaataaaaggaagaaaaatgggCAGCATCTGAAGTTTTGAGAGAAGTATGGAATCACTTGAGTGCAATACTACTAAAACCACACAACACACCAGTAGATCTGCATCTAGACCACTCATCACTGCGTTACAAGCTgccatcttgaaaagatttcttATGACGGTAACAGGAAACGGTTCCTGTTGTCAAAGGAAGATCACCCACAGATCGGTTAAAGGAACTGGTATCCCTTCAACAGAGAAGACCGCAAGGGGCTTTGATTCAAGTACTCAAAGTCCTGGAAGGTGCTGACAGGGCATGGGGACCACTTCAGgcttcacaataaaataaaatctgacaCGAGGTCGCAATTTCTAAATTAAGAAAACATGCGTTGAAGGCGGAACTACTGTGGTATTTTTGTATtgcagggttagaaagaatcatgAGTAAATTtcgaaccacaataaaagtcaaatgtacacagaaacatgtaaaaaaacctCCAATTGACAACACAAAATAGATTCAATTTCCTGTTACTTGCAGCCTGCGactcagaatgaggcaacaaaacctcCGGTGAAGTGAGGCAGCCTTATTACGTTgtgaacaagcaggcttgtgaaaacatcccttttaatccaacagaaatattgctctcgacttcaagacagttttgctgacaaatactacttgcttgttaactctgcatacagATCACCTTTGTGGGGCgaaatgtttgctgcacaacctgtgctCATTTATTCGTACATCACGTTACATTAGTCAtgacagggactagtgagcaggaagggccgcaccACGTCACGGGTCATGCGAACTCTCGCTCTCACCGTGGCAAAACCAGTGGCTTGCGACAATAGAGGTGATTGTACAGTACTGTCACAAACTTAATTTTGTGCTAAATTCAAAATTTGTGAACATTTTCTATACcatcaatgattttattttgttatgagATTGAACAACCATCCCTTTAAGGGAAGACAACACACCGTCATGATGCCTATAACAAACTGCACTACCTTCAGCTTGTACAAAGAGCTTCACATGAtctttgccaaaaaaaaaaaatgaaaccagaGAAAGCAGCTTGTCCCACCTTATACTCGGTGAAAGCTTGCTTTAGTTTTGCTCCAGAGACTACTCAGTAAAATGTCCTGCGGGAATTCTTTGGGCAATCGTGGTCATTCTGAGCTCCCTCCCATACTAATTATTCTGTAATTTGGGTTTCACAGAGGtttaaaaacaagatttaaGGTATCAAAAGACAATCAAAGGTCCATCTGATCAGACATGTCAAGAGAAAATGGTTAAACAAACCAAAACAACCGTAGAATTGCTCAGCTAATGCAAAGAAGTTGATCTTTTTCTGAATTCATTTGCCTCCTAGAGAATTTTATGGAGCTGTgtgaacgtttttttttcccaaaacaaaCTTTGTTTGAACATAGTACACCAGGGTACaaaggtgaaaagtgaagtggTGCAGATTGAAAGAGctctctttttctttaaaaatccaGACCACAACCAGATTTCACGGGCTCCTACAATACTGCCCAGTTATTCTGCATTAACCTAACAGTCACAGAACAACACAGCTATTGCTGCTACGCTGAAAAGGGATTCATGAGAGGCTCTTGATTTCTGGGATTGTGGCCAAGGAACCCTGCTGATAATCAATTACAATTCCAGGGTGATCCCCAATGAAAACCTACAGAGGAACGTACAGCGAGAGAGTTACAACTATATCCAAACAGATCCCCTGTAACTGATATGTTAATAGCTAACGGGGAAAGGAAATTAATACCAGCAAGTAAAGGCTAGAGTTATTTTTCCATGCTATAAAAATATCTTCCAAAAGAAGATCTTAAATATGTTCTAGGAACTTACCATTGATCTTTTAGAATGTCCAAGCATATTGCACCAGTGACCGAGCTAATATTTGGATGCCATATTTTAGTGATAAATCGAACCTGAAACACAAGGAAAGACAGTTACACAGTCATATGTACAAAAAGTCCATTGACATTGAAATGCACAGATCTGACTGTGGAAGAcgtaagatgtacagtactgcactGACGTTTAACTTTCATAAATGAACTGGTCCTCAGCTGTCCATAACGCAGACAGCTTTCAGGCTACAAATGCAGCTAAAAACACTACTTGCAAAGTGTCTGATATGGACTTAACCCACATAGTTTTTGGAAGAGGGTAAATCAGTCAGCTGCCCAAAGACACAAAACGTGTCTCTCCTAAGTTGAAGGTGTTGCTTTAACTAGACTGTCCAGACACTATTTTCTGTTCAGTCAGTGTAGTTTAATTATGTTCCATGGTAGTTTAATCATTTCTGATTGCCGGTGCTCTGTGTCTTAGCTGCAGAGTCAGGCCTCACATAGAGCAGGCTGGCCACACTCCTAGAGGATACAAGCGGTGATTTCAGAACATACGATTTTGGGGTTCCCCCTATACTGTACGTGCAATAAGCAAACTTCAATTCTCTTACATCTGGGCCAAAAAAACTTACAAGCATCAGAAAAAGCGTAATACCTTAGGTGACAGTGTGAATAATCACCACTGCAAGCTGCAACAGACAGCCTGCAAAGTGACTTAAACCCTCACATGACCGGGACTGGCTGAACAGGACATACTCTGTATTTACACCTACCTTTGGAGGATTAAATGGATATGTTTCTGGAATTTTTATTTCTAGCTGATATCTACCACCTGTCGAAAAAGCACAAGAGAAAGGGGAGGTTCGGTTAATGCACGCAGCTATAACCCCTATGCATtctcaaaaaaaaagaattcatgATGTATAAAAATGTTGCTTAACATATAACCACCCTGCCACCACATTACAACCTCATCGGATCAAAGAAGctcagcaaggctgggcctaGTCAAGTTCACTTTGATTATTGCTGTAAATGGCACTGTTAGAAGCAGTACGTCCTTCCTTTTAGACTAAAATAGGTGTCTCCAACTCCTGGtgtcctggagagtctcagTGCAGTTCTTCTTACAGGTCACCCTAGATCCCCTGTTATTTCAAAGACTGGGAACACTTGTTTAAGCAACTGATCAATTCACAAGAAATGTTTCAATGAAGAAAACACCAGTCCTTGAGGCTGAACAAGTTCCAATTACATGTAAGGTTCTCAAAACAATTCTTGGACCAAACTTTTGGATCAACTATGAAAAAGTATATCCTTGGGAACACTccacatggatttagaaaaggaaggTCATCCCTAACCAACCTGCCACGGGTTCTTTAAACAAGCAACAACAGCAATGGATACCCACAGGGCATATGATGTGGTTTATTTCGATTTTTGGAAGGCTTTTGAGAAAGTTAATCCTTAACAAGGAATTGTCAAACTACGGAGAACAGACATTCAGGGAATTGAGAGTATCTGGATTGAGAATGAATTAGTAGAAAATGGATAAGGTCATGATTAGGAATGAATATGAagttagtggagtaccacagggatctatcATTGGGTCTGCTGC
Above is a genomic segment from Lepisosteus oculatus isolate fLepOcu1 chromosome 1, fLepOcu1.hap2, whole genome shotgun sequence containing:
- the ube2kb gene encoding ubiquitin-conjugating enzyme E2Kb (UBC1 homolog, yeast), translating into MANIAVQRIKREFKEVLKSEETSKNQIKVDLVDENFTELRGEIAGPPDTPYEGGRYQLEIKIPETYPFNPPKVRFITKIWHPNISSVTGAICLDILKDQWAAAMTLRTVLLSLQALLAAAEPDDPQDAVVANQYKQNPEMFKQTARLWAHVYAGAPVSSPEYTRKIDKLCAMGFDKNAVIVALSSKSWDVESATELLLSN